In Seonamhaeicola sp. S2-3, the genomic window TGAAGGAAGTAGAAAATCCAGATGTTGTTTTAGTGGCTAATGGATCGGAAGTTTCAACCTTAATTGCGGCTGCAGAAATTTTAGAATCTAAAGAAAATTTAAAAGTTAGTATCGCTTCTATTATTTCAGAAGGTTTGTTTAGACAACAACCTAAAGCCTATCAAGAAAAGGTGATTCCAACCAATAAACCGTTATTTGGTTTAACTGCTGGATTACCTGTTAATTTAGAATCGTTAGTAGGAGCTAATGGAAAAGTATTTGGCTTAGACCATTTTGGTTATTCTGCACCTGCAGGCGTTCTTGATGAGAAATTTGGCTTTACAGGAGAGCAAGTAAGCCAAAATGTAATAGAATATTTAAAGACAGTATTAATAAAATAATAACTAAATAAGATGAAATTTTTTATAGATACAGCCAACCTTGATGATATTGCAGAAGCACAAGCATTAGGAATTTTAGATGGTGTTACAACAAACCCATCATTAATGGCTAAAGAAGGTATTACAGGAGAAGAAAATATATTAAATCACTATAAAAAGATTTGTGATTTAGTTGATGGCGATGTAAGTGCCGAGGTTATCTCAACCGATTTTGATGGAATGGTAAAAGAAGGAGAAGCTTTAGCAGCTTTACACCCTCAAATAGTAGTAAAATTACCTTTAATTGCAGATGGTATTAAAGCTTGTAAGTATTTCTCTGATAAAGGTATTAGAACCAATGTTACTTTGGTGTTTTCTGCGGGTCAAGCCTTATTAGCAGCTAAAGCAGGCGCAACTTATGTATCACCATTTTTAGGACGTTTAGATGATATTTCAACAGATGGTTTAAATCTTATTGCTGAAATTCGTCAGATTTATGATAATTATGCTTTTGATACACAAATTTTAGCGGCATCTATCCGTCACACGATGCATGTTATTGATTGTGCTAAACTAGGATCTGATGTTATGACAGGACCATTATCATCTATTACAGGATTGTTAAAACACCCGTTAACAGATATTGGTTTAGCTAAGTTTTTAGCAGATTATAAAAAAGGAAACTAAATTTACTTCTTTATATAAATTAAAAAAGCTTCTCAACTAAGAGAAGCTTTTTTATTACAACAAAAACTAAACTAAACTACAGTTTCACCATTTTAAAGGATTGTTCTGCTCCTAAATTATTTTTAACTTTTACTAAATAAATACTTGGAGGTAGATTAGAAATATTAAAGGCATAACCTTTTTCAAAATCACCTTTATAGGTTAAAATTTGTTTTCCTGTAAGGTTATAAATAGATACAGAAATCACCTCTTTATTTATTTTAAATTCATTTCTTGTAGGATTTGGATAGACCATTAAACCAGTTTCAAAAATTTTGTCTTCTGTACTTAATGAAGCTGTTTGGTTTCCGTATATTTTAAATTCACCAGCATCTAAACTAATAGCCTGCCCTGTATTGGTAATGTTTATAGAAGTATTACCTGTTTCATCCATTAAATCATACCAGATTCCTGTATAAGGGAAATTTGGTACAATGCTTTGGGTAGTAGTTTCAAAATTTGCAACAATAACTACATTTTTAAGTTCAGACCCCGAAGTGTTTAAGTCTCCTGTATAAATATTAATTATGGGGGTTAGGTCTCCAGAATCTATAGTATAATTGCCTTCAAATACATCTTCATTTATTTTTAAAGCATTAATTCTAGCCCAATCATTATATATTTGGCTTCTGTTGGTGTCTGCTAACCAATTTTCTGTCCATTGGGGTTGCGGTTTTGTGTCTAATTTACAACCATCATTGTCATAAGATCCGTTGGAACATGTGAAAATGGAGTTTTCCATTCCTAATTCCCCAAAATGCCAAATCATTTTAGGGCCAGGGATTGTTAAAGAAACGGCTCCTAAGGCAGACATTCTTCCTAATGAAGCATTTAAATCGTCTTTAATACCTGTGTTTCCATAGGTAATGTTCTTATACATTAACCGTTCTTCATCATGGCTTTCGGCGTACCCAACTAATCTTGGTTCTGTAAATCCTCTTGATAGGTGTCCCATTCTACTTATATCAGAATCTGTTGCATATCCCATAGTTAGTTGGTTGTAGGAGTCAGTCATTTTACCCCAAAGCATGATGCCTTTTCCTTCGTCTGCTCTATAATTAGCCCATTCTATTTCTTCATCAAGCGAGGTTAAGCCATTACCATCGGCATCCCAATCAACACCTAAATGTTCAAAAATAACGTAATGATCAGGGTCTAAGCTCCAAGAATAATCGGCATATTGTTTTAGTATATCAACTCTATCTTCATTATAGTCATTGGTGCAGCCTTCGTTATTTTCACAATTATTGGTAAAACCTTTGGTTAAATCCCAACGGAACCCATCAATTTTAAATTCTTCAATCCAATGTTTAATAACGCTTTCTACATAATTTTGCGTTCTAATGCTGTTTATATGGTCAAAATCATAACCAACAGAGTAACTATGTGCTGCTGTAGTGTTAAAGTATGGGTTTTCACTATTGGGGTCTCCCCAACCGTCTCCATCTGGGTCACTCATCCACATTCTAACCATAGGATTTCTACCAAAAGCATGATTTAAAGCAAGGTCTAGTATTACAGCAATGCCATTTTGATGACAAGTGTCTACAAATTCTTTAAATTTTTCTTCTGTTCCATAATACTTATCTAAAGCCATGTGGAAAGAGGTGTTGTATCCCCAACTTTCATTACCTTCAAACTCCATTATAGGCATTAGTTCTATGGCATTGATGTTTAAATTCTTAAAATAGTCTATTTTGTCTATTAAATCCTGAAAGTTTCTATCGGCATCAAAATCTCTGATTAAAACTTCATAAATTACCAAATCTTCTTTTTTAGGTTTTGAAAAGTTGGTTACTTGCCAGTTATACTCTGTTTGCCCCGTTTGTAGTACGGTTACTTCTCGTTCTTGACCTTCGGGATATTCTGGTAAGTTTGGATAGGTTGTAGCAGAAATGTATGGGTCGTCAAAAGGAAATAAAACCAAGGTTGAATAAGGATCGGCAGTTTTAACTAATTCTGGAGAATTGGCTGGGGGATTTTTATCTACTACCCAGTATTGGTAAGTTTCTATTTGTCCTGGAGTTAATCCAGTTAAAGTAATCCAAAATTTATTTCTAGTAACATCCCAATTCATTGCATAGTTAGCATCTGGTTGCCAGTTATTAAAGCTACCAGCTACGTAAATAAAATCCTTTCCTGAAGCATACAAAACTAGTACGGCTTCTGTATCGCTTAAATAAGTAATGCCGTTTTGATAATCTGTTGGCATTACGCTAA contains:
- the fsa gene encoding fructose-6-phosphate aldolase, which codes for MKFFIDTANLDDIAEAQALGILDGVTTNPSLMAKEGITGEENILNHYKKICDLVDGDVSAEVISTDFDGMVKEGEALAALHPQIVVKLPLIADGIKACKYFSDKGIRTNVTLVFSAGQALLAAKAGATYVSPFLGRLDDISTDGLNLIAEIRQIYDNYAFDTQILAASIRHTMHVIDCAKLGSDVMTGPLSSITGLLKHPLTDIGLAKFLADYKKGN
- a CDS encoding alpha-amylase family glycosyl hydrolase, giving the protein MKNIFTLLCFFISSTIFGQVTITPYPFNVNESITITVDVNSTASNCNGFSNPTKVYMHSGIGDDSDAWGYNVVGNWGEDDGAGEMTDNGNGTWSITLVPETYYSLTSTQAENAIKMGMVFRNEDGSQELKANDCSDFYFDVGTFQVSLSSPAQNSTTILSSGESLSITASNIGGNAEYVLKANDVVINTQSDISSYSYTHTNITSNQIYSLEVTLNGTTIIKNFTALVDPGQNISVMPTDYQNGITYLSDTEAVLVLYASGKDFIYVAGSFNNWQPDANYAMNWDVTRNKFWITLTGLTPGQIETYQYWVVDKNPPANSPELVKTADPYSTLVLFPFDDPYISATTYPNLPEYPEGQEREVTVLQTGQTEYNWQVTNFSKPKKEDLVIYEVLIRDFDADRNFQDLIDKIDYFKNLNINAIELMPIMEFEGNESWGYNTSFHMALDKYYGTEEKFKEFVDTCHQNGIAVILDLALNHAFGRNPMVRMWMSDPDGDGWGDPNSENPYFNTTAAHSYSVGYDFDHINSIRTQNYVESVIKHWIEEFKIDGFRWDLTKGFTNNCENNEGCTNDYNEDRVDILKQYADYSWSLDPDHYVIFEHLGVDWDADGNGLTSLDEEIEWANYRADEGKGIMLWGKMTDSYNQLTMGYATDSDISRMGHLSRGFTEPRLVGYAESHDEERLMYKNITYGNTGIKDDLNASLGRMSALGAVSLTIPGPKMIWHFGELGMENSIFTCSNGSYDNDGCKLDTKPQPQWTENWLADTNRSQIYNDWARINALKINEDVFEGNYTIDSGDLTPIINIYTGDLNTSGSELKNVVIVANFETTTQSIVPNFPYTGIWYDLMDETGNTSINITNTGQAISLDAGEFKIYGNQTASLSTEDKIFETGLMVYPNPTRNEFKINKEVISVSIYNLTGKQILTYKGDFEKGYAFNISNLPPSIYLVKVKNNLGAEQSFKMVKL